DNA sequence from the Paenibacillus physcomitrellae genome:
TGAAAAACAAGCGACATAAGCCTCCGGATCGGGTTTATTGGCCGCAGACATAAAATCTTTGATGATTTGCGGCAGTTGCTCAATCTCCATGTTCATCTGCTCCTTTATTTCGGTTGATTAGACGGTCCGGATCGTTCCGCCGTCGATTACGTATTCGCAGCCCGTAATGTAAGAAGACCTGCCGGAAGCCAGGAACGCCGCCAATTCCGAGACCTCTTCCGGTCTGGCCGGACGTCCCAAAGGAATGCCCCCGAGCGCATCCATCAATTGCTGGCGGGCGGTAAGGTAGTCGGTTCCGGCATTTTCGGCCATTCGTTCGATTAAACGTTCTGCCGCTTCCGTTTCCGTAAATCCGGGAGCCAGCGCATTGATTCGGATCCCGTCAGGGCCAAATTGGGTTGCGAGATTTTTGCTGTAGTTCACCAGCGCCGCCTTGGCCGCCGAATACGGCATAGTCATGTTACCAGGCAGCCTGCGCTGAATCGACGAGATATGGACGATTACCCCGCTTTGCTGTTTAACCATGTGGGGCAGAAATCCGCGGTCCAGCCGAACCGAAGAAAATAAATTGGCGTTAAACGTGGTCAGCCAATCCTCGTCCGTCAAAGCCAGAGCACCGGCGGTGCTTGTAGAAGATCCGCCGACATTGTTGATCAAAATATCGAGGCCGCCGGCTCTCTCCAGCGTCTCCCGAATAAGCTTGTCCGTTCCGGCCGGACTGCTGACATCCGCCTGAATGAAATGAACGCCTTCCGGCAGATCATCCGGATGCGAACGCGCGGTAGCTATAACCTCCGCCCCTGCCGCATGCAGCCTTTGGACGATCGCTTTGCCGATGCCCTTGGTCCCGCCGGTGACAAGCGCACGTTGGCCTGCAAATTCTTGGCTCATATCCGTTAAAAAGTAACTGTTATCCATAGGTTTACTGAACGCCTCCTTTAAGTTGGGTTACATGGCCAGTTTAGCGAACAAAACCTGACAACAGGATGTCCAGTTCTCTTAAAACAGTCCTAAAAATATTTTTCAGCCATCTTCTTGATGCGGACAATCAGCTCTGACCGGATACATTCCGGCTCGGCTACCTGCACCAGCGGCCCGAATGAAAGCAGATAATCATAAAGCCATTCGCCTGCAGGCATGTTGGTTGTGACCAGAAAGGAACCGTTTTCGAGTCTGGAAACCTCTTCTTCCGGAAAATCATCCAACACCCGATAAGCCGCTGCGGCATCAAAATTTAAACGCAGAGTAACCTTGTGTTCCACCGTCTCCATCTTGTCAGGCATTGGCGGCCTTTCTCCGTCCTGTTCACCAGCAAGCCGGACGTCCGACATCCGGGTAATTTTGAAGGTTCTCATGGCCATATGCTCCAGACAATATCCCTGGAAATACCATGCCCTGTTCTTAAAAAGCAGCTTCACCGGCGCTGCGCTTCGGTCTCTTTTTTCCCCGGAGGCGCTATAGTAAGTAAAAGAAATAACCTTCCTTCCCAAAATGGCGTTCTTCAGCAGGCCGAAAATTTCTGTCTGCTTCCGCTCGTTCCCCCAGGAAGAGAAGTCTACTTCAATCCAGCTGGCGTTATTTTTCATAAACAGGCTGCTCAGCTTGGCCAACACATCGTCATAGCCGGGATGCTGCGCGGCCGACAAGCTTTGCAGGGCAAACAGAATTTCATCCTGTTCCGTGTCCGAAAGCAGGGATTTGTTCAGAATAAACCGGTCGGAGAGGGAGATCCCTCCGCCCTTGCCTTGACTCGTATAGATCGGGATTCCCGCCTGGCTTAACGCCTCCACATCCCGGTAAATGGTCCGGACCGAAACCTCGAACCGTTCAGCAAGTTCATTGGCGGTTACGGTTCCTTTTTCAAGCAGAATATAGATGACCTGGAACAACCGGCTAATCTGCATCTTTCTCACCTCTACGGTTCAGTATACCCCTTTAAACTTGACAATAAGATGTCAGGTTAACATCAAAAAAGCCCCTCCCGCAATCCGGAAGGAGCAAACGGCTTCATGCATTCAATCCGTTCTCCTAAGCAAAAAAGGGGCGCCAGCACGGCGCCTAAACCGCCTTGTTCGCTTCATATTCCATCAGCCAGCAGTCCCTGAATTCCCCTTCGTGCCATTCATGCTGCGGCAGAAGCCGCTTTTTCACAAATCCGCATTTCTCGTAAACCCTTATCGCCCTTGCATTCCAGGCCTGCGGATCCATCACGATCCTGGAGGCTTTACGCTCTTCCGCCAGATAGGCAACCATCGCATCGACCAACTCCGTGCCCAGTCCCCGGTTCCAGCAATCCGGTTCCCCGATAAACTGATCCATGCCATAGATGACTTCCTGAAGATCCGCGTACCCATAGAGCTTGCGCTCCGCTTCCTCGATTTCATAGACCTGCATATAGCCGATGTCCCGCCCGTAATGCCGGATGATGCAACCCGTGATTTCCTCCCTGTCTTGATAGAAATGCTCCCTCACCAAAGCCACATCATGCGGCCGGTCCCGGCCTTCATAATATTCCAGTACCGCCGGATCACTGAGCCACCTGCTGAGAAGAAGATCGTCTTGTTCCTCCAGGCTTCTGATTACGAGATTTTTTGAACGGGTGATCATCACAGTCCTCATCTCCTTATATCGTTTAAGATATTCTTATGCGGCTGACTAATCAGAAATCAAATGCAAAACCATCCATTCCTCATCCATGTGCCGATCCCCGGCCTTTAAAGCCCGCCGCTCCACGCCGAACACCTGAAAGCCGGCGGATAAATACATCCGTTTGGCGGCATCATTGCCTGCCACAACGGTTAGCTGCAGCTGCTCTAGCCCGGGAAGCCGGGAGGTTTGGTCAATGAGCGCCAGCAGCAGTTTGTTGCCAATTCCTTGTCCCCTGGCTTCAGCAGCTACGCACATCCCGACAATATGTCCTTTATGAGCGGTCTTAAAGCCCGTTTCCCTTATAAAGGTGACGATTCCGGCCAGCTCTCCCTCCGTGCCCGGCGTCGTTTCCTTCTCCAGAAAAGCGCCCAGCACAAATTTGTCCGGGGTTGGCGTAACCCGTTCAATGAACTGATCCAAGGAGAACGCCGCCTCGCGTTCATAGGTTGAACCAAACGCATCCGGGCTGTTCAGCAGCCCCTCCAGGCGCAGCTTCCGGTAAGCGGCAGCATCTTCTTGTTGCAAAATTCTTATAAGCATATATCTAACCTCCTGCCTGAACTGTACCCAAAAAGGTTAATCCCAGCGCTCGTCCAGTTTGTCCGCATAAAAAAGAATGGCTCTCTTGTAAGCCTGAATGCCCGGATCGGCGCTGGTTTCGGCGAGCAGCTTCAGCAGCAGCTCCATTCCCTCGCTATAGGCTTTGAGATTGTATTTCACCATCGCCCGGAAGACTTGAAATTCTTTGTTCTCCGGGTATTCCAGGTTCGCTTGTGCAAAAAGCCGCTCGGCCTCATTATATAAACCCAACGTCCGGTAAGTGCTGCCGAGTCCGAGCAGCGCCCCTTCCCTTTCTTCCCCGCCTAAGCCCAGCTCTAAAGCTTTCTCGTAAAATGGCACCGCCTCTTTCTCCAGCCCCATCACATCATGGGTCCAGGCGCATTGATACCACACCGAGGCATTTACAGGCTCCTGCCGCAGCAGCTGCTCCAGCAGCGTTTTGGCCTCCGCTGGGTTGCCAGACTGCCGGAGCCCGATCGCCTTCTCCAGATTCTCATTGATATTCATAGCTGCATTCACCCTCTAGGAAAGTTTCTTCCTTATATATTTAACTTCATCTTTATACTTTCTCGCTAAAAATGTTAAAATCCTTTATTCTTTGGCTGCTTCAGGACAAATGACAGCGCAAAAGAAAAACGGCCTGCGCCCTTTAAGGAACGCAGACCGTGATCGTACACTCGTACACCATATTGGAATTATCGCACTACATTGAATTCGGCGGAAAGCGTATCGGTTTGACTGCCTCCTACCCTGACTTCGACCCGGCACGGTTCAGCCATAAATTTCATTTGCCGGTTCCATACGGCCAGCTCTTCGAACCCAAGCGCCAGCTGGACAAGCTGCTCTTCGCCGGGAAGCAGGCTGATCTTGCGGAATCCCTTCAGCTCCGCATACCGGCGGGTGATGCCCGATTCGCTCGCCTGAATGTACAGCTGAACGGTTTCCGCGCCGCTGACAGAGCCGGTGTTTTTCATTTTGACGCTGATCTTGACTGTCCCGCCCTCCGCCAGCTCAGCCGAAGTCATGGCCGTTTGTGAAAGGGACAGGTTGCTGTAGGCAAAACTTGTATAGCTGAGTCCGTATCCGAACGGATACAGCGGTGCCGAGGGCTGGTCCACATAGTTGCGAAGCCGGTGGGTCGCTTTCTGGTTGTAGTAAACCGGCAGCTGCGCGGCGGAGCGCGGCAGCGAAGCCGGCAGTTTGCCGCTCGGGTTCACCTGGCCGAACAGGATTTCCCCGATAGCGAGCCCGCCTTCCATGCCGGGATACCAGGCACAAAGCAGGGCGTCCGCAAGCGGCTCCAGGTCGGTCAGCTCCAGCGGGCGGCCTTGGATCAGGACCGCGACGACCGGCGTTCCGGTCGCGGCCACCGCTTCCGCGAGCTGCTGCTGAAGGCCGCCCGGACGCAGGTCGGCCAGATCAACGCCTTCGCCGCAGTCCATTTCGGATGGACTGCCTTC
Encoded proteins:
- a CDS encoding helix-turn-helix transcriptional regulator codes for the protein MQISRLFQVIYILLEKGTVTANELAERFEVSVRTIYRDVEALSQAGIPIYTSQGKGGGISLSDRFILNKSLLSDTEQDEILFALQSLSAAQHPGYDDVLAKLSSLFMKNNASWIEVDFSSWGNERKQTEIFGLLKNAILGRKVISFTYYSASGEKRDRSAAPVKLLFKNRAWYFQGYCLEHMAMRTFKITRMSDVRLAGEQDGERPPMPDKMETVEHKVTLRLNFDAAAAYRVLDDFPEEEVSRLENGSFLVTTNMPAGEWLYDYLLSFGPLVQVAEPECIRSELIVRIKKMAEKYF
- a CDS encoding GNAT family N-acetyltransferase, translating into MLIRILQQEDAAAYRKLRLEGLLNSPDAFGSTYEREAAFSLDQFIERVTPTPDKFVLGAFLEKETTPGTEGELAGIVTFIRETGFKTAHKGHIVGMCVAAEARGQGIGNKLLLALIDQTSRLPGLEQLQLTVVAGNDAAKRMYLSAGFQVFGVERRALKAGDRHMDEEWMVLHLISD
- a CDS encoding SDR family oxidoreductase → MDNSYFLTDMSQEFAGQRALVTGGTKGIGKAIVQRLHAAGAEVIATARSHPDDLPEGVHFIQADVSSPAGTDKLIRETLERAGGLDILINNVGGSSTSTAGALALTDEDWLTTFNANLFSSVRLDRGFLPHMVKQQSGVIVHISSIQRRLPGNMTMPYSAAKAALVNYSKNLATQFGPDGIRINALAPGFTETEAAERLIERMAENAGTDYLTARQQLMDALGGIPLGRPARPEEVSELAAFLASGRSSYITGCEYVIDGGTIRTV
- a CDS encoding tetratricopeptide repeat protein, translated to MNINENLEKAIGLRQSGNPAEAKTLLEQLLRQEPVNASVWYQCAWTHDVMGLEKEAVPFYEKALELGLGGEEREGALLGLGSTYRTLGLYNEAERLFAQANLEYPENKEFQVFRAMVKYNLKAYSEGMELLLKLLAETSADPGIQAYKRAILFYADKLDERWD
- a CDS encoding GNAT family N-acetyltransferase, producing MITRSKNLVIRSLEEQDDLLLSRWLSDPAVLEYYEGRDRPHDVALVREHFYQDREEITGCIIRHYGRDIGYMQVYEIEEAERKLYGYADLQEVIYGMDQFIGEPDCWNRGLGTELVDAMVAYLAEERKASRIVMDPQAWNARAIRVYEKCGFVKKRLLPQHEWHEGEFRDCWLMEYEANKAV